Proteins from a single region of Myxococcales bacterium:
- the rpmG gene encoding 50S ribosomal protein L33, whose translation MAKGAREIVILECTETKLRHYTTTRNKKKNPNKLQLKKYNPKLRKYTVYKEAK comes from the coding sequence ATGGCCAAGGGCGCTCGCGAAATCGTGATCCTGGAATGCACCGAAACCAAGCTGCGGCACTATACGACCACGCGCAACAAGAAAAAGAATCCCAACAAGTTGCAGCTGAAAAAATACAATCCGAAGTTGCGTAAGTACACGGTCTATAAGGAAGCCAAATAA
- the tuf gene encoding elongation factor Tu (EF-Tu; promotes GTP-dependent binding of aminoacyl-tRNA to the A-site of ribosomes during protein biosynthesis; when the tRNA anticodon matches the mRNA codon, GTP hydrolysis results; the inactive EF-Tu-GDP leaves the ribosome and release of GDP is promoted by elongation factor Ts; many prokaryotes have two copies of the gene encoding EF-Tu), which translates to EMIMPGENVHIGVELIMPIAMEEGLRFAIREGGRTVGAGVVTKILA; encoded by the coding sequence GAAATGATCATGCCGGGCGAGAACGTGCATATTGGCGTGGAACTGATTATGCCGATTGCGATGGAAGAAGGCCTGCGGTTCGCGATTCGCGAAGGCGGCCGGACCGTCGGCGCCGGCGTGGTCACTAAAATTCTGGCGTAA